A section of the Amycolatopsis sp. AA4 genome encodes:
- a CDS encoding cytochrome P450, which translates to MTGEEIVQGVPMGRAEGCPFDPPPSLTAVRDRAPLTRMAFPDGHVGWLATGHAEVRAILADQRFSSRYELWHYPFPGMEICPELPPAPVGDMTGIDAPEHTRFRKLLTGKFTVRRMRLLGDRVAEVSGEYLDAMEKAGPGVDLLEAYAHPVPAVLICELLGVPYSDRASFLGCAAAISDVGLSEEERMTAYGQLQEYVASLVPAKRAAPTDDLFSDLTGSALTDEELAGLGTFLLAAGLDTTANMLALGTYALLRNPSQWAVVRDEPDAAEGVVEELMRYLSIAHTGARAALEDVEIGGQVIRAGETVVLSVQAANRDPRKFERPDELDVRRNAAGHVGFGHGIHQCLGQQLARVEMTVALPALARRFPRLRVAGEVVVRPEVQNIYGVVKLPVAW; encoded by the coding sequence ATGACGGGCGAGGAGATCGTGCAAGGGGTTCCGATGGGGCGGGCGGAGGGGTGCCCGTTCGATCCTCCGCCGTCGCTGACCGCGGTGCGGGACCGGGCTCCGCTGACGCGGATGGCGTTCCCGGACGGGCACGTCGGCTGGTTGGCCACCGGGCACGCGGAGGTCCGGGCGATTCTTGCGGACCAGCGGTTCAGCAGCCGGTACGAATTGTGGCACTACCCGTTTCCCGGGATGGAAATCTGTCCGGAACTGCCTCCGGCCCCGGTGGGGGACATGACGGGGATCGACGCGCCGGAGCACACGCGGTTCCGGAAACTGCTGACCGGGAAGTTCACGGTGCGGCGGATGCGGTTGCTCGGCGACCGGGTCGCGGAGGTCTCCGGCGAGTACCTGGACGCGATGGAAAAGGCCGGGCCGGGGGTCGATCTGCTCGAGGCTTACGCGCATCCGGTGCCCGCGGTGCTGATTTGCGAATTGCTCGGGGTGCCGTATTCGGATCGGGCGTCTTTTCTCGGCTGCGCGGCCGCGATCAGCGACGTGGGTCTTTCCGAAGAGGAGAGGATGACGGCTTATGGACAGTTGCAGGAGTATGTGGCTTCGCTGGTACCGGCTAAGCGGGCCGCGCCCACGGACGATTTGTTCAGCGACCTGACCGGCAGTGCTCTGACCGACGAGGAATTGGCTGGGCTGGGGACGTTCCTGCTGGCGGCGGGGTTGGACACGACGGCGAACATGCTGGCGTTGGGGACGTATGCGCTGCTGCGGAATCCGTCGCAGTGGGCGGTGGTGCGGGACGAGCCGGACGCTGCCGAGGGGGTGGTCGAGGAGTTGATGCGGTATTTGTCGATCGCGCATACCGGGGCGCGGGCCGCACTGGAGGATGTCGAAATCGGCGGGCAGGTGATCCGGGCTGGGGAGACTGTGGTGCTGTCGGTGCAGGCGGCCAATCGGGATCCGCGGAAGTTCGAGCGGCCGGACGAGCTGGACGTGCGGCGGAATGCGGCCGGGCATGTCGGGTTCGGGCACGGGATTCATCAGTGTTTGGGGCAGCAGTTGGCTCGGGTGGAGATGACTGTGGCGTTGCCTGCTTTGGCGCGGCGGTTTCCTCGGCTGCGGGTGGCGGGGGAAGTTGTGGTGCGGCCTGAGGTGCAGAATATTTATGGGGTCGTGAAGTTGCCGGTCGCTTGGTGA
- the speD gene encoding adenosylmethionine decarboxylase yields MGGESAGVGEFAGRHVLAEFSGVAAELLDDPAFLCESLERALDKAGATVCELTYKQFEPHGVTAMALLSESHASIHTYPERGSAFVDVFTCGRKADPELAVHLLRDLLGASVSRVTTIHRGQEDS; encoded by the coding sequence ATCGGCGGGGAATCCGCTGGCGTAGGGGAATTCGCCGGACGGCATGTGCTGGCTGAGTTTTCCGGGGTGGCCGCGGAGTTGCTCGACGATCCGGCGTTCTTGTGCGAGAGCTTGGAACGCGCGCTGGACAAGGCCGGTGCGACGGTGTGCGAGCTGACGTACAAGCAGTTCGAGCCGCACGGTGTGACGGCGATGGCGTTGCTGTCGGAGTCGCACGCTTCGATTCACACGTATCCGGAGCGCGGGTCGGCATTCGTGGACGTGTTCACGTGCGGGCGCAAGGCGGATCCGGAGCTGGCGGTTCACTTGCTGCGGGACTTGCTCGGCGCGAGCGTTTCGCGGGTCACCACTATCCACCGAGGACAGGAAGACAGTTGA
- a CDS encoding AAC(3) family N-acetyltransferase gives MVHSSLSALGSVEGGAEAVVRGVLGVAGTVVVPAFTPQASVAAVGARAAEVTSRQPLGYAVGRGSPFEWLSRAGARIVLLGVGHDRNSFLHYAESLVPHHRRKVRRFPYLVDGERVWVRTDDVGDDNGRFFPQVGAEFGETGGVRRGKIGDADCQVMDCVPFVGFARRRLAELLR, from the coding sequence ATGGTGCATTCGTCGTTGTCCGCGTTGGGGAGCGTGGAGGGTGGGGCGGAGGCGGTCGTGCGTGGGGTGCTGGGGGTCGCGGGGACGGTGGTGGTGCCTGCGTTTACGCCGCAGGCGTCGGTCGCGGCGGTGGGGGCGCGGGCGGCGGAGGTGACTTCTCGGCAGCCGCTGGGTTATGCGGTGGGGCGGGGGTCGCCGTTCGAGTGGTTGTCTCGGGCGGGGGCGCGGATCGTGCTGCTCGGGGTCGGGCATGACCGGAACTCGTTCCTGCACTATGCCGAATCCCTCGTCCCGCATCATCGGCGGAAGGTCCGGCGGTTTCCGTACCTGGTGGACGGTGAGCGGGTGTGGGTGCGGACCGACGACGTCGGGGACGACAACGGGCGCTTCTTTCCTCAGGTCGGAGCGGAATTCGGGGAGACCGGCGGCGTGCGGCGGGGCAAGATCGGCGACGCGGACTGTCAAGTGATGGACTGTGTACCGTTCGTAGGTTTCGCGCGGCGGAGGCTGGCTGAGCTGCTGCGGTGA
- a CDS encoding ABC transporter permease, with protein sequence MTAPVLAGPDLRFHPVRDSLTMLRRNLKHMLRYPSLTIMLVGMPVVFLLLFVYVFGGTLGAGLGGAGGGGRAEYANFVAPTILLMTITATVQGTAISVAMDLSEGVIARFRTMHIARVSVLTGHVLGSVLQALFGLVVVTGVALLVGFRPAAGVGSWFAAVGFLVVVALALVWLCVALGQVSKSVESASNTPMPLLLLPFLGSGFVPTDSMPGALRWFAEYQPFTPIIETLRALLLDRPLGNHLWFALGWCAVLGVGGYLWSKKLFNREYAH encoded by the coding sequence ATGACTGCCCCCGTTCTCGCCGGACCGGACCTGCGCTTCCACCCGGTGCGCGACTCGCTGACCATGCTGCGCCGGAACCTCAAGCATATGCTCCGGTATCCGTCGCTGACGATCATGCTGGTCGGCATGCCGGTCGTCTTCCTGTTGCTGTTCGTCTACGTTTTCGGCGGCACGCTAGGCGCCGGATTAGGCGGGGCCGGAGGAGGCGGCAGAGCCGAGTACGCCAACTTCGTCGCGCCGACGATTCTGCTGATGACCATCACCGCGACCGTGCAGGGAACGGCGATTTCGGTCGCGATGGACCTGAGCGAGGGGGTCATCGCCCGGTTCCGGACCATGCACATCGCCCGGGTTTCGGTGCTGACCGGGCACGTGCTCGGCAGTGTGCTGCAGGCGTTGTTCGGGCTCGTGGTGGTCACCGGGGTCGCGCTGCTGGTCGGGTTCCGGCCCGCCGCCGGGGTCGGTTCGTGGTTCGCCGCGGTCGGCTTCCTCGTGGTGGTGGCGCTCGCTCTGGTGTGGCTGTGCGTCGCGCTCGGACAGGTGAGCAAGAGCGTCGAATCGGCCAGCAACACGCCGATGCCGTTGCTGCTGCTGCCTTTCCTCGGCAGCGGGTTCGTGCCGACCGATTCGATGCCGGGCGCCCTGCGGTGGTTCGCCGAATACCAGCCCTTCACGCCGATCATCGAGACCCTGCGCGCGCTGCTGCTCGACCGGCCGCTCGGCAACCACCTGTGGTTCGCGCTCGGCTGGTGCGCGGTGCTGGGCGTCGGCGGATATCTCTGGTCCAAGAAGCTTTTCAATCGCGAATACGCACACTGA